One window of Trifolium pratense cultivar HEN17-A07 linkage group LG5, ARS_RC_1.1, whole genome shotgun sequence genomic DNA carries:
- the LOC123885008 gene encoding dormancy-associated protein homolog 4-like isoform X1 yields MGFLDKLWDETLAGPTPETGLGKLRKYNSFSASSSGPRSPPVKDDVPISRSIMIIRTNNANYGGRGTVSEPVSPCSSAPSTPRTPHTPLTPEAPGGDFKKFTRRKFPMDPLDSSDHRSPTISDWVIMNAWDRC; encoded by the exons atgGGATTTCTTGACAAACTTTGGGACGAAACGTTGGCGGGTCCCACACCTGAAACAGGTTTGGGTAAGCTTCGAAAGTATAACTCTTTCTCTGCCAGCTCCTCCGGTCCACGGTCACCGCCGGTGAAGGATGATGTTCCTATTAGTCGTAGCATTATGATTATTAGAACTAATAATGCTAATTACGGCGGAAGAGGCACCGTGTCGGAACCTGTTTCTCCTTGTTCTTCTGCTCCTAGCACCCCTCGTACCCCTCATACCCCATTAACAC cGGAGGCACCGGGCGGTGATTTTAAGAAATTCACAAGGAGAAAATTTCCAATGGATCCGCTGGACAGCTCCGATCATCGAAGTCCGACTATTTCCGATTG GGTGATTATGAATGCTTGGGATCGCTGTTGA
- the LOC123884928 gene encoding trihelix transcription factor ASIL2-like produces the protein MDDDDEIHSNPSPLSGSPVSSPGAIGRISVTVAAPAPESHPVTNSYALALPIQNQVRGNNGGGREDCWSEGATAVLIEAWGERYMELSRGNLKQKHWKEVAEIVNGREDYMKVPKTDIQCKNRIDTVKKKYKSEKAKIAAGGGVTTSNWPFYDRLDQLIGPTAKITGSTSAGNSNLPPQKVPLGIPVGLHAGGGANQFNSQKKNKKPQPQVQPQLNYQKVQLRPRVVAVDSDNSSEREALSPVSSDSLPPPDSQERKRAKVMNSNAAKGTEGRKKGWGSGVRELTQAIVKFGEAYEQAETSKLQQVVEMEKQRMKFAKDLELQRMQFFMKTQVEISQLKLGRKNVNGIGNTSNHHHNNNEKNNMNNNNHNNNSDSE, from the coding sequence ATGGACGACGACGACGAGATCCATTCCAATCCATCACCGTTGAGCGGATCTCCGGTGTCATCACCGGGAGCAATTGGTAGGATTTCGGTGACGGTTGCGGCACCGGCGCCGGAATCTCATCCGGTGACGAACAGCTATGCATTAGCGCTACCGATTCAGAATCAGGTAAGAGGAAACAACGGTGGAGGGAGAGAGGATTGTTGGAGCGAAGGCGCAACGGCGGTTTTGATCGAAGCGTGGGGAGAGAGGTATATGGAATTGAGCAGAGGAAATCTGAAGCAAAAGCATTGGAAAGAGGTGGCGGAGATCGTTAACGGAAGAGAAGATTATATGAAAGTGCCGAAAACCGATATTCAGTGCAAAAATCGGATCGATACAGTTAAGAAGAAGTATAAATCGGAGAAAGCTAAGATCGCCGCCGGAGGTGGCGTCACAACCAGTAATTGGCCGTTTTATGACCGATTAGATCAGTTGATTGGACCAACCGCCAAGATCACCGGTAGCACATCTGCCGGTAACAGTAATTTACCACCGCAAAAAGTTCCGTTAGGAATTCCGGTCGGTCTTCATGCCGGTGGTGGTGCTAATCAGTTCAattctcaaaagaaaaataaaaaaccacagCCACAAGTACAGCCGCAGTTGAATTACCAGAAGGTTCAACTTCGGCCGCGAGTTGTGGCTGTGGATTCCGATAATTCATCGGAAAGAGAAGCATTATCGCCGGTGTCAAGTGACAGTTTACCACCACCGGATAGTCAGGAGAGGAAGAGAGCGAAGGTGATGAATTCGAATGCTGCTAAAGGAACAGAAGGAAGAAAGAAAGGTTGGGGAAGTGGTGTGAGGGAATTgactcaagcaattgtgaaattCGGAGAGGCTTATGAACAAGCGGAGACATCGAAGTTGCAGCAGGTGGTGGAGATGGAGAAGCAGAGGATGAAGTTTGCTAAGGATTTGGAGTTGCAGAGAATGCAGTTTTTCATGAAAACACAGGTAGAGATTTCACAGCTTAAGcttggaagaaaaaatgttaATGGCATTGGTAACACAAGCAATCATCATCACAACAACAATGAAAAAAACAACATGAACAACAATAACCATAACAATAATAGTGACAGTGAATGA
- the LOC123884759 gene encoding dnaJ homolog subfamily B member 6-like isoform X1 codes for MANEGNKSNDFYAVLGLNKECTDSDLRNAYKKLALKWHPDRCSASGNMKFVEEAKKKFQAIQEAYSVLSDANKRLMYDVGVYDSDDDENGMGDFLNEMVTMMSQTKSNENGEESFEELQQLFEDMFQADIGLNGSTSLNGSGCSTSSTFMTCSESSNSNKRNSTQMNYGKAEDSSSFDVNYQNFCFGAKHLQEDVEKEKGGIQEGRGSSSRQRKGRKQKTSHGHDVSSNDHHGISAN; via the exons atggctAATGAAGGAAACAAAAGCAATGATTTCTATGCAGTTTTGGGATTGAACAAAGAATGCACTGATTCAGATTTAAGGAATGCTTATAAGAAATTAGCACTG AAATGGCACCCAGATCGTTGTTCAGCTTCAGGGAATATGAAGTTTGTGGAAGAAGCTAAGAAGAAATTTCAGGCAATTCAAGAAGCCTATTCTG TTCTATCTGACGCGAATAAGAGGTTAATGTACGACGTTGGAGTTTACGACAGTGATGATGACGAAAAT GGTATGGGAGACTTTTTGAATGAAATGGTTACAATGATGAGCCAAACTAAATCAAAT GAAAATGGAGAGGAAAGCTTTGAGGAGTTGCAACAGTTGTTCGAAGATATGTTTCAAGCGGACATTGGATTAAATGGAAGCACTTCTCTTAATGGCTCTGGTTGCTCGACTTCATCGACTTTCATGACTTGTAGTGAAagttctaattctaataaacGCAATTCCACTCAGATGAATTATGGAAAAGCAGAGGATTCTTCTAGCTTTGATGTCAATTACCAGAACTTTTGTTTTGGG GCAAAGCACCTTCAAGAAGATGTGGAGAAGGAAAAAGGGGGAATTCAAGAAGGAAGAGGTAGTAGTAGTAGACAAAGAAAAGGCAGAAAGCAAAAGACCTCACATGGCCATGATGTTTCATCTAATGATCATCATGGAATTTCTGCTAATTGA
- the LOC123884759 gene encoding chaperone protein DnaJ-like isoform X2: MANEGNKSNDFYAVLGLNKECTDSDLRNAYKKLALKWHPDRCSASGNMKFVEEAKKKFQAIQEAYSVLSDANKRLMYDVGVYDSDDDENGMGDFLNEMVTMMSQTKSNENGEESFEELQQLFEDMFQADIGLNGSTSLNGSGCSTSSTFMTCSESSNSNKRNSTQMNYGKAEDSSSFDVNYQNFCFGTGKAPSRRCGEGKRGNSRRKR, encoded by the exons atggctAATGAAGGAAACAAAAGCAATGATTTCTATGCAGTTTTGGGATTGAACAAAGAATGCACTGATTCAGATTTAAGGAATGCTTATAAGAAATTAGCACTG AAATGGCACCCAGATCGTTGTTCAGCTTCAGGGAATATGAAGTTTGTGGAAGAAGCTAAGAAGAAATTTCAGGCAATTCAAGAAGCCTATTCTG TTCTATCTGACGCGAATAAGAGGTTAATGTACGACGTTGGAGTTTACGACAGTGATGATGACGAAAAT GGTATGGGAGACTTTTTGAATGAAATGGTTACAATGATGAGCCAAACTAAATCAAAT GAAAATGGAGAGGAAAGCTTTGAGGAGTTGCAACAGTTGTTCGAAGATATGTTTCAAGCGGACATTGGATTAAATGGAAGCACTTCTCTTAATGGCTCTGGTTGCTCGACTTCATCGACTTTCATGACTTGTAGTGAAagttctaattctaataaacGCAATTCCACTCAGATGAATTATGGAAAAGCAGAGGATTCTTCTAGCTTTGATGTCAATTACCAGAACTTTTGTTTTGGG ACAGGCAAAGCACCTTCAAGAAGATGTGGAGAAGGAAAAAGGGGGAATTCAAGAAGGAAGAGGTAG
- the LOC123884759 gene encoding dnaJ homolog subfamily B member 6-like isoform X3, translating into MANEGNKSNDFYAVLGLNKECTDSDLRNAYKKLALKWHPDRCSASGNMKFVEEAKKKFQAIQEAYSVLSDANKRLMYDVGVYDSDDDENGMGDFLNEMVTMMSQTKSNENGEESFEELQQLFEDMFQADIGLNGSTSLNGSGCSTSSTFMTCSESSNSNKRNSTQMNYGKAEDSSSFDVNYQNFCFGVNLVNYHYQ; encoded by the exons atggctAATGAAGGAAACAAAAGCAATGATTTCTATGCAGTTTTGGGATTGAACAAAGAATGCACTGATTCAGATTTAAGGAATGCTTATAAGAAATTAGCACTG AAATGGCACCCAGATCGTTGTTCAGCTTCAGGGAATATGAAGTTTGTGGAAGAAGCTAAGAAGAAATTTCAGGCAATTCAAGAAGCCTATTCTG TTCTATCTGACGCGAATAAGAGGTTAATGTACGACGTTGGAGTTTACGACAGTGATGATGACGAAAAT GGTATGGGAGACTTTTTGAATGAAATGGTTACAATGATGAGCCAAACTAAATCAAAT GAAAATGGAGAGGAAAGCTTTGAGGAGTTGCAACAGTTGTTCGAAGATATGTTTCAAGCGGACATTGGATTAAATGGAAGCACTTCTCTTAATGGCTCTGGTTGCTCGACTTCATCGACTTTCATGACTTGTAGTGAAagttctaattctaataaacGCAATTCCACTCAGATGAATTATGGAAAAGCAGAGGATTCTTCTAGCTTTGATGTCAATTACCAGAACTTTTGTTTTGGG GTTAATCTTGTAAATTATCATTACCAATGA
- the LOC123885008 gene encoding dormancy-associated protein homolog 4-like isoform X2: protein MGFLDKLWDETLAGPTPETGLGKLRKYNSFSASSSGPRSPPVKDDVPISRSIMIIRTNNANYGGRGTVSEPVSPCSSAPSTPRTPHTPLTPEAPGGDFKKFTRRKFPMDPLDSSDHRR, encoded by the exons atgGGATTTCTTGACAAACTTTGGGACGAAACGTTGGCGGGTCCCACACCTGAAACAGGTTTGGGTAAGCTTCGAAAGTATAACTCTTTCTCTGCCAGCTCCTCCGGTCCACGGTCACCGCCGGTGAAGGATGATGTTCCTATTAGTCGTAGCATTATGATTATTAGAACTAATAATGCTAATTACGGCGGAAGAGGCACCGTGTCGGAACCTGTTTCTCCTTGTTCTTCTGCTCCTAGCACCCCTCGTACCCCTCATACCCCATTAACAC cGGAGGCACCGGGCGGTGATTTTAAGAAATTCACAAGGAGAAAATTTCCAATGGATCCGCTGGACAGCTCCGATCATCGAA GGTGA